In one window of Gemmatimonadota bacterium DNA:
- the rpsJ gene encoding 30S ribosomal protein S10, with amino-acid sequence MAQRIRIRLKAFDHWLIDQTAADIVRTAQKTGATVRGPIPLPTRRERWTVLRSPHIDKKSREQFELRTHKRLIDIVDSRPQTIDALTKLDLPVGVDVEIKVD; translated from the coding sequence TTCGACCACTGGCTGATCGATCAGACCGCGGCCGACATTGTTCGGACAGCGCAGAAAACGGGCGCGACGGTGCGGGGGCCTATCCCGTTGCCGACGCGGCGTGAGCGCTGGACCGTGCTTCGCTCGCCGCACATCGACAAGAAGAGTCGTGAGCAGTTCGAGCTGCGTACGCACAAGCGACTCATCGACATCGTCGATAGCCGCCCACAGACGATCGACGCGTTGACCAAGCTGGATTTGCCGGTAGGGGTCGACGTGGAGATCAAGGTCGACTGA
- the rplC gene encoding 50S ribosomal protein L3: MPGLIGKKIGMTRIFDDEGVQIPVTVIEAGPCAVVQVKSEESDGYRAIQLGFGAQKAKRASKAEVGHAAKAGLEAAPRLMREFAPDDGEEYEVGQQLTVEVFEAGDRVKVTGRSKGRGFQGVVKRHGFAGRPASHGHSHSRTPGSMGPGTDPSRVIKGKKLPGRMGGTRTTIRNLQVVRVDGERNLIFVKGGVPGARNGYVLISK; this comes from the coding sequence ATGCCCGGATTGATCGGAAAAAAGATCGGCATGACGCGGATCTTCGATGACGAAGGGGTGCAGATACCCGTCACCGTCATTGAAGCCGGTCCGTGCGCCGTCGTTCAGGTGAAGTCCGAGGAGTCGGATGGCTACCGTGCCATCCAGCTCGGCTTCGGCGCCCAGAAGGCCAAGCGCGCTTCAAAGGCCGAAGTGGGACACGCAGCCAAGGCGGGCCTCGAGGCCGCGCCACGGCTCATGCGTGAGTTCGCCCCGGACGACGGTGAGGAATACGAGGTGGGCCAGCAGCTCACCGTTGAGGTTTTTGAGGCCGGTGACCGCGTCAAGGTCACAGGCCGGTCGAAGGGTCGCGGATTCCAGGGCGTGGTGAAGCGCCATGGTTTCGCGGGGCGTCCGGCTTCGCACGGACACTCCCATTCCCGTACCCCAGGGTCCATGGGCCCGGGTACGGACCCGTCCCGCGTCATCAAGGGCAAGAAGTTGCCCGGGCGTATGGGTGGGACCCGCACGACCATCCGGAATCTTCAGGTCGTCCGCGTTGATGGTGAGCGGAACCTGATTTTCGTGAAGGGCGGCGTTCCGGGCGCCCGTAATGGCTACGTTCTGATCTCGAAGTGA
- the rplD gene encoding 50S ribosomal protein L4 has protein sequence MYKARYYKADGKKGKARALPDNLFDGVVNEGVMHQAVRTYLANQRQGTASAKGRSDVAGGGRKPWRQKGTGRARAGTIRSPIWVGGGVAFPPIPHSWRQRLPKKVKALARRSALNDRAERDRVVLADLPVMEAPKTRDLVSFLSSIAPEGKVLVLTDGKNENLYLSARNLSNVSVVPFGGESVYDVLWAYTVVIERSALDDKAEAPAEVEEVEVEPATEAEAELEEEPEAEAEVGTEEDDDA, from the coding sequence ATGTACAAGGCGCGATATTACAAGGCTGACGGCAAGAAGGGGAAGGCACGGGCGTTGCCCGACAACCTCTTCGACGGCGTCGTGAATGAGGGCGTCATGCACCAGGCGGTGAGGACGTACCTCGCGAACCAGCGACAAGGGACGGCATCCGCCAAGGGGCGTTCCGACGTCGCCGGTGGCGGCCGTAAACCCTGGCGTCAGAAAGGCACGGGTCGCGCCCGAGCGGGAACCATCCGGTCGCCCATCTGGGTGGGCGGTGGCGTTGCGTTTCCACCGATCCCCCACTCGTGGCGTCAGCGTCTGCCCAAGAAGGTGAAGGCGCTCGCTCGGCGCTCGGCGCTCAATGACCGCGCCGAGCGCGACAGGGTCGTTCTCGCGGATTTGCCCGTCATGGAGGCCCCCAAGACTCGTGATCTCGTGAGCTTCTTGAGCTCGATCGCACCGGAGGGGAAGGTTCTCGTGCTGACCGATGGCAAGAACGAGAACCTGTACCTGTCAGCTCGTAACCTCTCGAACGTGTCGGTAGTGCCCTTCGGCGGCGAGTCCGTATACGACGTGCTCTGGGCGTACACGGTTGTCATCGAACGCTCGGCGCTAGACGACAAGGCTGAGGCTCCGGCTGAGGTCGAGGAGGTCGAGGTTGAGCCCGCCACGGAAGCGGAAGCAGAGCTGGAAGAAGAGCCAGAAGCAGAGGCCGAAGTGGGGACGGAGGAAGACGACGATGCGTGA
- the rplW gene encoding 50S ribosomal protein L23 — MRDAYDIIYAPVITEKTSEQMETDTVYTFIVSKHANKIEIGQAVEQIWDVTVKDVRTMRYAGKARRSHMGRMARSQTPGRRASFKKAVVQLSEGDHIELYEAG, encoded by the coding sequence ATGCGTGACGCTTACGACATCATCTACGCGCCGGTGATCACCGAAAAGACCAGTGAGCAGATGGAGACCGACACCGTCTACACGTTCATCGTGAGCAAGCACGCCAACAAGATCGAGATCGGGCAAGCCGTCGAGCAGATCTGGGACGTGACCGTGAAGGACGTCCGCACGATGCGCTATGCCGGCAAGGCGCGCCGGTCCCATATGGGGCGCATGGCCCGGAGCCAGACCCCGGGTCGTCGCGCGTCCTTCAAGAAAGCCGTGGTCCAGCTCTCTGAGGGCGACCACATTGAGCTCTACGAGGCCGGCTGA